The Herbiconiux sp. A18JL235 region CGCTGCCAGTCTTTGGCGACTTTCACCCGGATGTTCAGGTAGACCTGCCGCCCGAGCAGGGGTTCGATCTGCGCCCGTGCCCGCGCACCCACCTCACCGAGCCGCGACCCCTTCGGCCCGATGATGATGCCCTTCTGGCTGTCGCGCTCGACGAACAGGTTGGCGTAGATCTCGACCAGGTCGCGGTCGTCGCGCTCGGTCATGTCGTCGATGGTGACCGCGATGGAGTGCGGCAACTCGTCGCGCACGCCCTCGAGCGCCGCCTCCCTGATGAGCTCCGCGATGCGCGACTCGAGGCCGGCGTCGGTGTACTGGTCGTCGGGGTAGAGCTTCTCCGAGCGCGGCAGCAGCGCGATCAACTCGCTCACCAGCACGTCGAGCTGGATGCGGTCGGTCGCCGAGACCGGGATGATCGCCTCCCAGTCGCGCAGCTCCGACACGGCGAGTAGCTGCTCGCCCACCCGCTGCTTCGACGCCTGGTCGATCTTCGTGACGATCGCCACCTTCTTCGCGCCCGGATAGGCGTCGAGCTGTTCGTTGATGA contains the following coding sequences:
- the era gene encoding GTPase Era is translated as MSEQGSDDFRAGFVTFVGRPNVGKSTLTNALVGEKVAITSSKPQTTRQTIRGIVHEPAGQIIVVDTPGMHRPRTLLGERLNSLVQSTLGDVDVIGFCLPADEKLGPGDRFINEQLDAYPGAKKVAIVTKIDQASKQRVGEQLLAVSELRDWEAIIPVSATDRIQLDVLVSELIALLPRSEKLYPDDQYTDAGLESRIAELIREAALEGVRDELPHSIAVTIDDMTERDDRDLVEIYANLFVERDSQKGIIIGPKGSRLGEVGARARAQIEPLLGRQVYLNIRVKVAKDWQRDAKQLGRLGF